The following are encoded together in the Streptomyces flavofungini genome:
- a CDS encoding transporter substrate-binding domain-containing protein has product MKRAAILSTLVCLLAVTAAAPAAPGTGRGHHPAPGKGTLLDSVPKKGVLRVCTTGDYRPFTHREADGTYSGIDIKMAHDLADSLDARPKFVATTWKEIADDVADGRCDIAVGGVSITLPRARKVAFSEPTREDGKTPIVRCADKARFGDGALADIDKPGTKVVVNPGGTNEQFARKHIKQASLIVHPDNSTIFKEIIDGRADVMMTDASETRYQAKIHPELCALHPDKPFTFSEKAYAVPRADAQFREYVDQFVHLATHDGTYAAYEAEWME; this is encoded by the coding sequence ATGAAGCGTGCCGCCATCCTGTCCACCCTCGTCTGCCTGCTCGCCGTCACCGCCGCCGCGCCCGCCGCGCCCGGCACGGGCCGGGGCCACCACCCCGCGCCCGGCAAGGGCACCCTCCTCGACTCCGTGCCGAAAAAGGGCGTCCTGCGGGTCTGCACGACCGGCGACTACCGCCCCTTCACCCACCGCGAGGCCGACGGGACGTACAGCGGCATCGACATCAAGATGGCCCACGACCTCGCCGATTCCCTCGACGCCAGGCCGAAGTTCGTCGCGACGACCTGGAAGGAGATCGCCGACGACGTCGCGGACGGGCGCTGCGACATCGCCGTCGGCGGCGTCTCCATCACACTGCCGCGCGCCCGCAAGGTGGCCTTCAGCGAGCCGACCCGCGAGGACGGCAAGACACCGATCGTGCGCTGCGCCGACAAGGCGCGGTTCGGGGACGGGGCGCTGGCCGACATCGACAAGCCAGGGACCAAGGTCGTCGTCAACCCCGGCGGCACCAACGAGCAGTTCGCTCGCAAGCACATCAAGCAGGCCTCCCTGATCGTGCACCCGGACAACTCCACGATCTTCAAGGAGATCATCGACGGCCGCGCGGACGTGATGATGACCGACGCCAGCGAGACCCGCTACCAGGCGAAGATCCACCCCGAGCTGTGCGCGCTCCACCCCGACAAGCCCTTCACCTTCTCCGAGAAGGCCTACGCCGTGCCCCGCGCGGACGCCCAATTCCGCGAGTACGTCGACCAGTTCGTGCACCTCGCGACGCACGACGGGACGTACGCGGCGTACGAGGCGGAGTGGATGGAGTGA
- a CDS encoding caspase family protein, translating into MNDLHYAVVVGINRYPAISDLSGARGDAARFRDWLVDSAGGDVPERNVSLVTATEHDEREADVMSAVPTRENVNHALYRTHRAVRAAVADGGDWADTRLYVFLAGHGIAPFGGDAALLMANAAMDLLGNHIAVRPYLSWYESASPFHEIVFFADCCRTRFGGVTAFGPPFTDTTEAPDKVECFVGYGSALGDPAYEQLSPDPDRSRGHFTSALLEGLRGAGGGTVTAEGEVTSDSLAGYVRRHVLDRTAGELVPQEARFLRETSTPIVFAKGLGGVGSYPVTLRFPPGFRGGVELRGRGFEEPRRLDIDGADHVASLLPGLYKVVADSLTAPEFSDGGFFEVVTGGGTVVQF; encoded by the coding sequence ATGAACGACCTGCACTACGCCGTGGTCGTCGGCATCAACCGCTATCCGGCGATCAGCGACCTCAGCGGCGCGCGCGGCGACGCGGCGAGATTCCGCGACTGGCTCGTGGACTCCGCCGGAGGCGACGTGCCCGAGCGGAACGTCTCGCTCGTCACGGCCACCGAACACGATGAGCGCGAGGCCGACGTGATGAGCGCCGTCCCGACCCGCGAGAACGTCAACCACGCCCTGTACCGGACGCACCGCGCGGTCCGCGCGGCCGTCGCGGACGGCGGGGACTGGGCCGACACCCGGCTGTACGTGTTCCTCGCCGGGCACGGCATCGCCCCGTTCGGCGGCGACGCCGCGCTCCTGATGGCCAACGCCGCGATGGACCTCCTCGGCAACCACATCGCCGTACGCCCGTACCTGTCGTGGTACGAATCGGCGTCGCCGTTCCACGAGATCGTCTTCTTCGCCGACTGCTGCCGCACCCGCTTCGGCGGCGTCACCGCGTTCGGGCCGCCCTTCACCGACACCACCGAGGCCCCCGACAAGGTCGAGTGCTTCGTCGGCTACGGCTCCGCGCTCGGCGATCCCGCCTACGAACAGCTCTCGCCCGACCCCGACCGGTCGCGCGGACACTTCACCAGCGCTCTCCTCGAGGGCCTGCGCGGGGCGGGCGGCGGCACCGTCACCGCCGAGGGCGAGGTGACGTCGGACAGCCTCGCGGGCTACGTACGCCGCCACGTCCTCGATCGCACCGCCGGGGAACTCGTGCCGCAGGAGGCCCGGTTCCTGCGGGAGACCAGCACGCCGATCGTCTTCGCCAAGGGGCTCGGCGGCGTCGGCTCGTACCCCGTGACCCTGCGCTTCCCGCCCGGTTTCAGGGGCGGCGTCGAGCTGCGCGGCCGGGGCTTCGAGGAGCCGCGCAGGCTGGACATCGACGGGGCGGACCACGTCGCGTCGCTGCTGCCGGGGCTCTACAAAGTCGTCGCGGACAGCTTGACCGCGCCGGAGTTCTCGGACGGCGGTTTCTTCGAGGTAGTGACCGGGGGTGGCACTGTTGTCCAGTTCTGA
- a CDS encoding ROK family transcriptional regulator → MASNAHDEPGSAQHIVRLVSSGAAASRADLVRELGLAPSTVSLRVQELVTAGVLTESGEGASRGGRRPRLLRVRAQGGIALAADLGSHHARLGAVALDGTVRDTADLPHDITAGPESAVDWLCERVTELAAREAEAGRTVRALGVAFPGPVRPGEGRVLSPSRMPGWHRYPLREVLADRIGLPVSVENDATMMAVGEHAVARPDLGHMVVVKAGRGIGSGVIASGRPHDGANGAAGDISHVRVEEAGDRPCSCGNIGCLETVASGAALIRELARQGVEVATTGELLRLVADGDPLATTLVRTAGRHIGAVLSVVVNFFNPQAVALGGVLATAEPLVAAVRGVLYERCLPVCTADLEITTTVTGPDAGLLGAGLTALRRHLRTDPADPAAWGPDRDQGPSGTTTQDATAKEPSAPADQEESAPA, encoded by the coding sequence ATGGCCAGCAACGCACACGACGAACCCGGATCGGCGCAGCACATCGTGCGACTGGTCTCGTCGGGCGCGGCCGCCTCCAGGGCCGACCTGGTGCGGGAGCTGGGGCTCGCGCCGTCCACCGTGTCGCTGCGCGTCCAGGAACTCGTCACCGCCGGTGTGCTCACCGAGTCCGGCGAGGGCGCCTCACGCGGCGGGCGCCGCCCTCGGCTCCTGCGGGTGCGCGCCCAGGGCGGCATCGCGCTCGCCGCCGACCTCGGCAGCCACCACGCCCGCCTCGGCGCGGTCGCCCTCGACGGCACCGTCCGCGACACCGCCGACCTGCCGCACGACATCACCGCCGGGCCCGAGTCGGCCGTGGACTGGCTGTGCGAGCGCGTCACCGAACTCGCCGCACGGGAAGCCGAGGCGGGACGCACCGTGCGCGCCCTCGGCGTGGCCTTCCCCGGCCCCGTCCGCCCCGGCGAGGGCCGCGTCCTCAGCCCGTCCCGCATGCCCGGCTGGCACCGCTACCCGCTGCGCGAGGTCCTCGCCGACCGCATCGGCCTGCCCGTGTCCGTCGAGAACGACGCCACGATGATGGCCGTCGGCGAGCACGCCGTGGCCCGCCCCGACCTCGGCCACATGGTCGTCGTCAAGGCAGGCCGGGGCATCGGCAGCGGCGTCATCGCCTCGGGCCGCCCGCACGACGGGGCGAACGGCGCGGCGGGGGACATCAGCCACGTACGGGTCGAGGAGGCCGGTGACCGGCCGTGCAGCTGCGGGAACATCGGCTGCCTGGAGACCGTCGCGAGCGGCGCCGCGCTGATCCGTGAACTCGCCCGCCAGGGCGTGGAGGTGGCGACCACCGGCGAGCTGCTGCGGCTCGTCGCCGACGGCGATCCGCTGGCGACCACCCTGGTGCGCACCGCGGGCCGCCACATCGGCGCGGTCCTCTCCGTCGTCGTGAACTTCTTCAACCCGCAGGCAGTGGCGCTCGGCGGCGTCCTCGCCACCGCCGAGCCGCTGGTCGCCGCCGTCCGGGGCGTGCTCTACGAACGCTGCCTGCCCGTGTGCACCGCCGACCTGGAGATCACCACCACGGTGACGGGACCGGACGCGGGCCTGCTCGGCGCGGGCCTCACCGCCCTGCGCCGCCACCTGCGGACGGACCCCGCGGACCCCGCGGCCTGGGGCCCCGACAGGGACCAGGGACCGTCCGGCACCACCACCCAGGACGCCACCGCCAAGGAGCCCTCCGCCCCCGCCGACCAGGAAGAGAGCGCACCCGCATGA
- a CDS encoding M81 family metallopeptidase: MTTAPAAHATAPAVTHRRLRVGIGGIGIESSTFCPHRSTADDFRQTRGRELLGRYTWTQPDSDLADLVEWVPLLHATALPGGPVEADSYLTLKDELVTRIRQAGPLDGLVYDIHGAMSVVGLTDAEADLTEAVRAALDSVGTPDGTGRPMISTAMDLHGNVSHRFAAPVDLLTAHRLAPHEDAWETRERAARNLVRCLREGRRPHRAWVQVPVLLPGEKTSTRLEPAKSLYASLADIERLPGILDAAMWVGYAWADEPRCQAAIVVTGDDAERAAAEAGQLARRYWDARRDFVFVGPTGSAEECVERAVASTMRPFLISDSGDNPTAGGAGDLAYMLGKLLENDAIRSGEVTAVHPGITDPVAVARCFEAGVGAQVSLSVGGKVDANHGGPYALTGTVVALQRATDRKDRAEGGAYDRGVDMAAVRVGGLTLILVERRKPFHTLADFTGPADGGLGIDPRTYDLVVVKIGYLEPELYDMAADWLLALTPGGVDQDLKRLGHHRVERPLYPFDDGAYEDGAGPDLTAALLPPLTPHRV, encoded by the coding sequence ATGACCACCGCCCCGGCCGCCCACGCGACCGCCCCCGCTGTCACCCACCGCCGCCTGCGCGTCGGTATCGGCGGCATCGGCATCGAGTCCTCCACGTTCTGCCCGCACCGCTCCACCGCCGACGACTTCCGCCAGACCCGCGGCCGGGAACTCCTCGGCCGCTACACCTGGACCCAGCCGGACTCCGACCTCGCGGACCTCGTCGAGTGGGTGCCCCTGCTGCACGCGACCGCGCTCCCCGGCGGCCCGGTGGAGGCCGATTCGTATCTGACGCTCAAGGACGAACTGGTCACCCGGATCCGGCAGGCGGGCCCCCTCGACGGGCTCGTGTACGACATCCACGGCGCCATGAGCGTCGTCGGCCTCACCGACGCCGAGGCCGACCTGACGGAAGCCGTCCGCGCGGCCCTCGACAGCGTCGGCACGCCCGACGGCACCGGGCGCCCGATGATCTCCACCGCCATGGACCTGCACGGCAACGTCTCGCACCGCTTCGCCGCGCCCGTCGACCTGCTCACCGCGCACCGCCTCGCCCCGCACGAGGACGCCTGGGAGACCCGCGAGCGCGCGGCCCGCAACCTGGTCCGCTGTCTGCGCGAGGGCAGGCGCCCGCACCGCGCCTGGGTGCAGGTGCCGGTGCTGCTTCCGGGCGAGAAGACCAGCACCCGCCTGGAGCCCGCCAAGTCCCTGTACGCCTCGCTCGCCGACATCGAGCGGCTGCCCGGCATCCTCGACGCGGCGATGTGGGTCGGCTACGCGTGGGCGGACGAGCCGCGCTGCCAGGCCGCGATCGTCGTCACCGGAGACGACGCGGAACGTGCCGCCGCCGAGGCCGGACAGCTGGCCCGGCGCTACTGGGACGCCCGGCGCGACTTCGTCTTCGTCGGGCCGACGGGCAGCGCCGAGGAGTGCGTCGAGCGGGCCGTGGCCTCGACGATGCGGCCGTTCCTCATCAGCGACTCCGGTGACAACCCGACGGCGGGTGGCGCGGGGGACCTCGCGTACATGCTCGGCAAGCTCCTGGAGAACGACGCGATCCGCTCCGGCGAGGTCACCGCCGTGCACCCGGGCATCACCGACCCGGTCGCGGTCGCCCGCTGCTTCGAGGCGGGCGTGGGGGCGCAGGTGTCGCTCTCCGTCGGCGGCAAGGTCGACGCCAACCACGGCGGACCGTACGCACTCACCGGCACCGTCGTCGCCCTGCAGCGCGCCACCGACCGGAAGGACCGGGCCGAGGGCGGCGCGTACGACCGGGGCGTGGACATGGCGGCGGTCCGGGTCGGCGGACTCACCCTGATCCTGGTCGAGCGCCGCAAACCCTTCCACACGCTCGCCGATTTCACGGGCCCGGCCGACGGTGGCCTCGGCATCGACCCGCGCACCTACGACCTGGTCGTCGTGAAGATCGGCTACCTGGAGCCGGAGTTGTACGACATGGCGGCCGACTGGCTGCTCGCGCTCACCCCGGGCGGCGTCGACCAGGACCTCAAGCGGCTCGGCCACCACCGCGTGGAGCGGCCCCTTTACCCCTTCGACGACGGCGCGTACGAAGACGGCGCGGGCCCCGACCTGACGGCGGCCCTGCTGCCGCCGCTCACCCCGCACCGCGTCTGA
- a CDS encoding serine hydrolase domain-containing protein has translation MEHNGWADERFGAVADVFAENFAEFDELGAAVTVFVDGREVVNLWGGVADQDTGRAWRQDTVVPVFSCAKGIVSVCAHLLAQQGRLDLDAPVATYWPEFARGGKESITPRMVLGHRAGLPVLDASPDFAEITEWTPVVRAIEEQEPLWAPGETYEYHAHVFGFLLGELIRRVTGLTPGAYFRAAVADDLGLRTWIGLPERELGSLARLVEAPGRPPMPGPESILTRMVTMNGAFVFPGVDVPHGWNDPALLGAEIPGAGAVSSAPGLAALYAAAATGLDGSERLLSRETVTDAVREQSGGTSWLGLDMGVRWGSGFLLHAPSFRPALGPRSFANDGAGGQFAFGDDEFGVGFAYVANKMIGHGDARASRLVAAVRQCLGERPATALG, from the coding sequence GTGGAACACAACGGGTGGGCCGACGAACGGTTCGGGGCGGTCGCCGACGTCTTCGCGGAGAACTTCGCCGAGTTCGACGAACTCGGCGCGGCCGTCACCGTGTTCGTCGACGGACGGGAGGTCGTGAACCTGTGGGGCGGCGTCGCCGACCAGGACACCGGCCGGGCCTGGCGGCAGGACACCGTCGTACCCGTCTTCTCCTGCGCCAAGGGCATCGTCAGCGTCTGCGCCCACCTGCTCGCGCAGCAGGGCCGCCTCGACCTCGACGCCCCCGTGGCCACGTACTGGCCGGAGTTCGCCCGCGGCGGCAAGGAGTCCATCACCCCGCGCATGGTCCTCGGCCACCGCGCCGGACTCCCCGTCCTCGACGCGTCCCCGGACTTCGCGGAGATCACCGAGTGGACGCCCGTGGTGCGCGCCATCGAGGAGCAGGAACCGCTGTGGGCGCCCGGCGAGACGTACGAGTACCACGCCCACGTCTTCGGCTTCCTCCTCGGCGAACTCATCCGCCGCGTCACCGGACTCACCCCGGGTGCCTACTTCCGCGCGGCCGTCGCCGACGACCTGGGCCTGCGCACCTGGATCGGACTGCCCGAGCGGGAACTCGGCTCCCTGGCGCGGCTCGTCGAGGCGCCGGGCAGGCCGCCGATGCCCGGCCCCGAATCGATCCTCACCCGCATGGTCACGATGAACGGCGCCTTCGTCTTCCCCGGCGTCGACGTCCCGCACGGCTGGAACGACCCCGCGCTCCTCGGCGCGGAGATCCCCGGCGCGGGCGCGGTCTCCTCGGCGCCCGGCCTCGCCGCGCTGTACGCCGCCGCCGCGACCGGCCTCGACGGCTCCGAGCGGCTGCTGAGCCGCGAGACCGTCACCGACGCGGTGCGCGAGCAGTCCGGCGGCACCTCCTGGCTCGGCCTGGACATGGGGGTCCGCTGGGGCTCGGGCTTCCTCCTCCACGCCCCCTCCTTCCGCCCCGCCCTGGGGCCGCGCAGCTTCGCCAATGACGGGGCCGGCGGCCAGTTCGCCTTCGGCGACGACGAGTTCGGGGTGGGCTTCGCGTACGTGGCGAACAAGATGATCGGGCACGGCGACGCCCGCGCGAGCCGCCTCGTCGCGGCCGTACGGCAGTGCCTGGGGGAGCGCCCGGCGACCGCCTTGGGGTAA